TTTACCAGAGGTGGACTGTGTACATATTTTTACAAGTAcgcaaaaaattggaattttcaactagagtaagagtcatagcacatcaataaaaagtactgaaacaagctggagtagtacacaatattttaaacacagtaaaacaataagaagtgttatgagcacagtagggatataacacttcttattgttttactgtgatttaatatcatgcagtactcaagcttgtttcagtactttttatcgatgtgctgtggtccctactctagttgaaaatttcaatttttgtgtacttgtattattcTGGTTGAAGTAATTGTTGGAACTAGGCTTCCTTAGCAGTACTCAGCAATGTGACCCTTTAGCCCCTAAGTTAATAAAAAAGTGCTCCGTTAAACACAaacgccactatagtggctcttGTTACACACATGTGTTACAAACGCATGTATCTCATAAACAAAATATCCTATCAATATACAGTTTGGACCATGCTACTCTGCAGTTCATGGATATTATCCTAAGCTTTATCCAAACATTGTAGAATGATTGTAAGGTGAATCTgcatttgaaagaattttcggCCGTTTTTAAGATGATAGCTACAACAACACTACCTGTCACAAAGGAGAGATGGAATAAACAAGGTTAGTAAAAGTTATATATATGATGTTGCAGATCTATCCTTCGTGAGTAGTTTAATGCAAACCATGAAGGAATAGGTGGTCCGTAGACTCCCTACATGGAGTAACAGAAGCCCAAGTTTGGATGTCAAAACATGTATTTTTCATAAAATAACTTTTGTTTTTAAGAACCAACGCCACTATAATGGCATTCGGGACCAAAGGgttaaattaaaaattaaattataataataataacaaattacaaaatacataacATATCTAAATATTAAAATAAACATCAGCATACTATGCATGGAGTTACCTACAGTATTTAGCTGGAGATACTGGCTTTTCATTGGAATTTAATCTACTACTGTAAGTAGGCCTGAGTTACATATGCTCCAAGTTTtgcccaaaatactttcaggaatttctcAAAACTTTCACATGTTATCCTCTTCAGTGTTTCCATTATGTTTGCATTACGCTCCTAgtttagcaacatttcttacaactaCCTTGGaatttttaatcagtgaatgctttattagagtattatactacaaagtgactgttgtattagagagtattaatctaaggagctatgtacaatgcaagtgagtgctctattgcagtttgcactaCTCTGTTAGGGTGTATGGTTCTATTTTCAttgaattaagctccatagtttgaaatgtcCACcaattgtgctagcattatgctggcatagtactccagcctattatgctttatattatgccggcatatttgCTAGCTACAAATATCAGTGTATAATGATATAGGATACAAGTACTTACCATTGATGGTAACAGTAATATTAAgactatcacttccaataggattagctatactacatgtatatgttccaccatcagttgtagtaacattattaatAATATAGTCACTGCGAAACTCTGCAATGGTACTGTCATGAGTGATTGTAGTCAAATTAGGGGTCAGTGGTGCTGGAGTACCATCCTTCATCCAGgtgaatgtgtctgggggagaacctTGTGAGGTACAGGACAATGTCAGAGGAGAACCGAACTCAACATTGACAGTTGATAATGTTGTGGTGATGACTGGAGCAGCTGTGTGTATGAAGTTAGTTAACAACAATTAATCACACTATAAAGTGACTCACTTCTCACAGGTAAGTACACACCTACCCTCACAGTCTCTTCCACCATACTACTGTTCCTTATGGTACAAGTGTAAACACCTTCTTCGTCAGCAGTAAATGTAGAACACAATTCTACATTCATAACTCCAATATAATGAAAAAGCTTAGTTCCACGTGGTTGTACAACAGGTCCATCACATAAACCATGAGATATTTGAACACCATTAAAGGAAATGTGACCCAACTCTTCATTACTATTACCACCAGGTCCTAATCCAGTCACACAACGAAACAGTACACCATTTGGTCGATTAACATTGCATCTAATAGCAGAATAGTCATCAACAATGTTACCGGAACCAACAGTATTAGATGAAGTAGTTCTCACCCCACCAACAACTTCAACTCCTAATAGGTATTACATATTATGTACTAAAACATATGATAGTGTTTCCTGCAGACTAAAAAGCCATAGAAAGAAGTGTTTGTGTCATGAgtaaatgtgacccagttggGGAAAACTGGTCTGattgcctatttaaaaataTCGAGAAATGcaggttttaagtattcagtgtgttgtagctcgccaatggtagAAGCTtggtgtaccaaattttcatacAATTTATATCAAAATTTCTACCATCAAAAGCATCCACAGAATAAGTAGCCAACActtaagtttcccaccatttagATAGGTTTTAACTCGATGTTGACTCTACCAGGCCAGCTCCAAAAAGGGTGGCAGGCTGGGGAAGGGactgtttaaaaaattaaagaggaaggtgtagggatgaactAGGCCAAGCTTtgagccattcaggtctcaaaactggttaAAAATTAATGAAAGGATATTTTGCAGCGcgggtctttattcaacaccacggagccgcacagccacacacagccatccccagtctggccagagctccattggaGCCCAAACCACtcatacggatcgccactgtgTTTTGGAAAAGCAGCCAGTGAAAGCAAGTCTAGCTATTTTTTTGATTATGAAATTGATAGTTTAttaatgtagctttgtgttcttggtgaaaaatcaaatttgttgtcatgggcgataagaccggttttcccagacccagtcacaaatCAAATTTTCCTATTGGATCATTATGTGTCAAATCAACAACAAATTTAGGATCAActctcagattttgacgaaacttggcaTGTTTGTAGTACTTATGGTGCTCATCGCCCTAGTCTCGTGTCACCAGACTGCTATTTCCTTGTAGTGGCACTTACCAATTAAGGATTATAAGTGCCCTCtcggaaaagggtctggtccagttcgCATATTAAAAAGAGTCCAATTTCAATGGTGTTGTAATTGGAAAAACGTGACTTCAAGCACTACTAGTATCTCAAAATATAAGTATAGCAGCTTCTGCCTCAGTGTGTACGTAATGTTTTGTCGATGTAGAGGAAAAAAACGAAAGTTTCTTTATGGAGGTTGCTGCAATAAAGAGCTAGAAATTTTTAAGGACAGAGATTATGTCGCATGGAACTCTCCCTCCTTTATCACATATCTGAGAACTCAGTAATCCCAGTATGTACTAATGCAAGCACTGTCAAACTCTTCTGTTGAAAAAAAGGAATTGGAAGATGATTTACAGGATAAAATAAAGGAGATCGACAAAAGGTTGGGTTTGTTGACAGCCAAAAACCAGGTAGTTAATTGTAGAAGGATATTGTCATAAGATGATGAAGAAGTGATTTATTCAGTAAAAAGTTATCATAAGGTATATTGTTTAACCAGGATATGTATTGATTACAAGTGTGATAATATATTAAACTGTATATCTAATATTAACTGTGTGCATCTATTTGATGTTGTGCAAGCGATATAATAATATGTTTAGTCTCGCTGGCAGCTGGAATTCGGGTGTTGTGTCGTGTAGTGTCTGTATTGTTTGTTAACAAGCCAATATACAAAAACTGCTACATTTGGGAGCTTGTCCGGGAagaagaagccatacaaacaaCACAGGAACAAGTCAGAGCGAGTAAACAAGCAGACGACCGGAACTTGGAAGATGCCCGAACAGAAGCAGAGCAGAGCGCACCAATGGCCACTGAAGCACTTAAAATCCAGCTGGACACCCTACAATTAGAatatttaatttaataatttaataaagctttacagcacaagtgctgagggtctataggacacctggtcctacagcctgctcaaagacattagatacaaagacattagtcacataaggtgtgtttgaaaagttgaaggaaggagaaaaaatccatgactggacctaggtagcctcgaacctgcagccatccgatttacgctcgaacgcttacgggagtctaccaggtggtcaggatgttttctccttgttattttcatgtaattatatccataggaattctagagagtctaccaggtggtcaggatgttttcttcttgttattttctccttgttattttcattcTCTACTTGTAATATCAAGCCTTACAAGTAGAGAATGCTAAACTACATGGTGAAAACCCACAGACCGCACAGGAAGTTGATACGGAAAGGGAGAAGCTGAAAGTTTTGAAGGATGAAGTGGACGAACTTCGTCAGAACTTACACGCTAGCAGGGAAGCGGAGCTTCAGCTCAGTCAACAGAAAGAAGTTGTTGAAGAAGAATTGAGTGAGGCTAAGAATAGAATTGAGCAGGCGAATGAAGATTTTGGAGGGAAAGAGGCGGCCACGATACAAGAGATAACGGAGCTCCGGGAAGCAAATGGTAGGCTTCTATTAGAGTTAAAGTGTGCTAAACAACAAATTGAATTGTGTGAATTTCGTTTGTCTGCTGAACGTAATAAAGTCGAAAGACTACAAGTTCAGTTAAGCACTGGGCGCAGTAACGAGGCCTCGTTACGCAGCGCTGTTGAAGGTACCGTCAGTAGTGGTAGCTCACTGTTTGTAAAACCTGTCGAACTTACTGTGGGCAAGAGTTCGTCTAGTGAagatgttacaactactgtgaGCGTGGCAAAGTCTTCGGACTTAGTCACTACAAACTTGACTGTGTTGTCGACGTCGCACACCCCTAGTGTACAGTCTGCAGTGATGCTGCTACACCCTTCTCAAGTCTCGCCCTTGTCCAAGTTTAGTGGGAGTAATGAGAATGAAACCTTCAAGGAGTGGCACAAGCAGTTTGAGTTAGTGGCGACCGTCTGCGGATGGGACTCTCACTCCAAGCTCGCTAACCTAGCGACAAGACTGCAAGGACAGGCCTATTCCTTCTACAGAACTTGCACAACTCAGCAACGATCCACATATGACAGTTTAGTGATGGCTATGTCACAAAGGTTTACTCCAGATACAATCGGTACAAAGTGGGTTGTTCCACAGTCGTAGGCAGAAGGTTAATGAGAAAGTGGATGACTATGCACAAGACTTGAGCAGGTTGTATCAGAAGGCTTATCCCCAAGCTAACCAAGGTAGTCAAGAGGCTGAAACCATGGGTAAGGCAGTATTGGCTTACCAGTTTGTGTCTGGACTCCTACCCGAGATCCAAGTGAAGGTGGCTGGTATTGAAGGATCATTTGATCAGTTGTGGATCAAGGCCCGTTTAGAAGAGGCCAAGTTAAGGGATTTATCATCCCGAGACAGTAATAGTAAGTCAATCCAGTTGAAGCCTGACAATAACCACTATTGTCGCTATAGCCATAGTGAGACACTGAGTCGTAAGTGTTATGTGTGTGCTAAGGTGGACACTTGGCTAAGGACTGTCCTCAGCAGAGAAGAGGGAAACCTACAGAGTTTCAAGGTCATCAGCAGAAATCACAGCAGCAGTCTGGTACTGCCTCTGGTAATGGTGCTAATCATCATGTAACCAGTGAATTGAGTGAAGTTAAGGGTAAGGTAGCCAGCCTTCGTAAGGAATTACAAGCTGCAGAGGTGGAAGAGGCGATGACTGAGAAGAGCACAACAATGCACGTGCTTGAGCCACATGGTTCCGCTGATGGGCCTGTGCTTGGACCTACTCTGTTTGTTGATGTTATGCTAGAAGGACTACCAGTCAAGGCACTGGTAGACACTGGATCGCCAATCACTATTGTTTCTGTGAAATGTTTGTTGGATACCCTGGAGAAGTTGAGGACTCCAGGACAGTCTGTTGAAGAGTGGAGGAAAGGAGTAGAGAGTCGTTTACAGTGCCCTAGCCTGTCAGTGAATAATTATGGAGGTGGTGAAGTGAATGTTATTAGTCAGCTATCTGTGCGTCTAGCACATGAGGGCTAAGAATGTCAATCAACTATACTGGTACAGAAAGGAGCATCACTGGATTTATTGTTAGGTACTGATGTATTACCTAAACTTGGTTGTTCTGTAGTTCTACCACAAGGTGATGGTAAGATAACTGATTTGTTACGAGGTCAAGTATGGGACAAGTCTCAGTGTTCATCCCAGAGTAGTCGTTTGCGAGCAGAGGCTCCTAGTTTCATTCCAGCAGTTGTCCGAGGTATGGCAGCTGAAGTTGGTCATAGTAATTTGAAGTCTGGTGAGTCCAGCAAGTCTCAGCTGTGTGCTGAGGTTGAATCTATTGAGAGCAACAGTGAACTGAAGTCCAGTGAATTGCAGCTGTGTGCTGAGGTTGGGTCTATTGAGACCAATAGTACACTGACATCTGGTAATTACAGTGATGTTGAGTCTATTGAGATGAACAGTGATCACAAGTCTGGTGAGTCCAGCGAGTCTCAGCTGTGTGCTGAGGTAGAGTCTATAAAGACCAATGTGAAACCTGGTGAGTTCAGGGAGTCTCAGCTTTGTGTTATTGTTAAGCCGGAAGTGAAGTTGTTATGGGCCACACGTTTGCCAGCCCATCATGCTAAGGTAGTACAAGCTCAAATTTCAGCTGGTG
The nucleotide sequence above comes from Dysidea avara chromosome 3, odDysAvar1.4, whole genome shotgun sequence. Encoded proteins:
- the LOC136248492 gene encoding uncharacterized protein; translation: MQALSNSSVEKKELEDDLQDKIKEIDKRLVSLAAGIRVLCRVVSVLFVNKPIYKNCYIWELVREEEAIQTTQEQVRATLQVENAKLHGENPQTAQEVDTEREKLKVLKDEVDELRQNLHASREAELQLSQQKEVVEEELSEAKNRIEQANEDFGGKEAATIQEITELREANGRLLLELKCAKQQIELCEFRLSAERNKVERLQVQLSTGRSNEASLRSAVEGTVSSGSSLFVKPVELTVGKSSSSEDVTTTVSVAKSSDLVTTNLTVLSTSHTPSVQSAVMLLHPSQVSPLSKFSGSNENETFKEWHKQFELVATVCGWDSHSKLANLATRLQGQAYSFYRTCTTQQRSTYDSLVMAMSQSRRQKVNEKVDDYAQDLSRLYQKAYPQANQGSQEAETMGKAVLAYQFVSGLLPEIQVKVAGIEGSFDQLWIKARLEEAKLRDLSSRDSNSGHLAKDCPQQRRGKPTEFQGHQQKSQQQSGTASGNGANHHVTSELSEVKGKVASLRKELQAAEVEEAMTEKSTTMHVLEPHGSADGPVLGPTLFVDVMLEGLPVKALVDTGSPITIVSVKCLLDTLEKLRTPGQSVEEWRKGVESRLQCPSLSVNNYGGGEKGASLDLLLGTDVLPKLGCSVVLPQGDGKITDLLRGQVWDKSQCSSQSSRLRAEAPSFIPAVVRGMAAEVGHSNLKSGESSKSQLCAEVESIESNSELKSSELQLCAEVGSIETNSTLTSGNYSDVESIEMNSDHKSGESSESQLCAEVESIKTNVKPGEFRESQLCVIVKPEVKLLWATRLPAHHAKVVQAQISAGAVSSGTHLFMLEPGKCQSGESDVIVSTSIVHPNSDEYFKVLIKNHGVCPVHLEAAHVVESLSSVTEVPSENLPGLWDRQFEPVSDDKVDVTLCNLQPRVESLLQFVSVDWQSLDEADAVQLQSLIKDYADVFKMDHLELGRTELVQHVVDTGSHTPIKQPPCWIPFSLRQKVETPCTGDVDPRSCE